From the Odontesthes bonariensis isolate fOdoBon6 chromosome 9, fOdoBon6.hap1, whole genome shotgun sequence genome, the window AGTCATGAAAGCAGTTTGAAGGGAATTCAAAAATAGATTTTAGTTTTAATGCATCCTTCATCTCATTATGGTGAGCTATGCTGTTGTCTCATTCAGGCTGCGTGTGGCTGGAGAGGAGCTACCACTGGAGGCATCAGCTTGACATGCAGCAGTTTCCACAACAGACATGAAAAGCACAGACGGAAATAACAACATTGACGATGGCTCAGTTCAGTTAGAAAGTGAACCAGCATGCACAAAAACAGGACAACCCCTGAGTGGGATGCAGCAGTCATGTGATTTTATGAGTTCATAcatctttcaaagaaaagcagTCACATATTAAGACAACAAGCAAAGCGGTGTGGCTCAAGCTTAAGTGATTCATGCTGTGGTGTGTGAACATACAGACACCATGTCAGGGGAGCTATTCAGGTTAGTCCCTGAGCTGCCTGTCATTAATCTTCCTCGTTGGTATCTGCGCTCATAGGTGGAGTAAGCATATCTGCCAGCATCCTGAAACACAGACAGCAGGTGCAGAAAGCTCTGTGCACACGGATGCAGAGCAGGCTTTGTCCTACTGGACAAAAGGATGTGGGAGAAGTTTTACCTCCTTCTGTAAGAACGATGGAACAGATTTGCTCATCTTCTTCAGGTGGTCTGGATCCGAAAAAAGGGACGAAGAGGGTGACGTGATGGCTGAAACTGTAGAATGGTTAACTGAGATGTAGAACATACACAATTTGCCTTATTTTCCAGTATGCTTGCAAAAATCCCATCAAGAAAAAGGGAATCAGACAGTTTTTACCATCACTGCCGCGCCTGAGATCAGTAGTCGGGTCTGGTCTTCTTTCTTGTCCTGCAGTTCGAAATATAAAACTTTACAAAGTCATTCAGAATGATCTGTACAGGAAAATTGAACTTGGATTGGAGAAAATGCTCACGAGGTGATATGGACGCCGTGATATCCTCCATACTTTTGGCCAGATTTTTTGGCCGAGTTTCTGCTCGCCGCAGTGCTTTCCTGACAGGATTttggtcatcatcatcattttcaCCTACATATTGGAGGAGAAGTTCAGATTAACTGGTTCTGTTTGTTAGTGTGGGCAGAAACTAGTGATACTGAGCAGACTATAAGTTTAACTAAGGATAGTGGAGTTCTTTTAAACTAAATAATGAGTTgctattttaaatgttttaacagagCAGGTAAACACAACAGATTAACTTGCAGAGTATTATATTAATTAATTCTATAAAACTTTTGAAATCTGTGACAAATGGTCTATAATATCCTAATATGCCCAGTTTGGCATCGTTTAATGAGGCATCATCAAACGGTCGGCAGTTTACTACATGGCATTGTGACAGAAGGAAGCAAATTCTCaaacttgaaataaaaaaattctctCAAGGTGCAGACTGGTGAAACTCAAACTAAGCATTGTTCAACCCACAAACTAAACATGTGCAGCTGACCACGGGAACACACACTGTTTACATAGATTTGCTTCTGCACACACAGATAACCCAACACGGACATGTTATCAAGGATACTGCTGAATCCAGCCCAGTGCGACAGTAAACTGTCAGCAAACAGCTGGAGTAGTGACTCCTTCATAACACCGGTTAAAGATATCTTTATATATAGAATACATAACTCatttataaaaatatatacattttttttttcagttagtACATATGATGACAGATTGTGCTTTTGTCCCATCTCACTAACATTTATTACAAATGTATCTGTTAAGAACAACCTGTTTCAGATgtatgatgttgttttaaacATGTGGACACAGAATATTCAGATTGTtcctttgtttattcatttatttactttagGATATCTAAAAAATTCTCTTAAAGCTTTTCTCACAAAGTAACTACTTTAATCTCCCCCCGTCTTGGTTTTCATGAATTTATTTTCACCTACTACGGTCACGATACaccgttgtaaaaaaaaaaaaaataaattcaattttcttctataatcctctctgttttgtttttactttctttgttttgctcTGACAAAGACATTTCTGAGTAAAAGGGTATAGTGtattgcttctttttttatatCGAGCACCATTTTGTGATAGAGTGCAGTAGTCtaagaaagttttttttctttacaatttcattcatttttttacttttgaaatATATCAGTCAGAAATgtatttaaaatatatttaaatttgtTCTATTTCATATCATAATACATCTAGCTTTATTACAAGTGTCAACTAAACTTTCGCACACCTTGTGTTCTTTCTGATAAGAAGATGTTAGAATAGAAGAATAGCCCCATTTATCCATACTGGCTGCTTTAATGTTGTTACGACCCGCGCACGAGAGTATTTTTAAACCTGggttatttctctttttttatgaaTCTATACTATTAACCTGCGTCAAACTAAAGTGCTTGTTTTGCCACAAATAATCTAATCAAAGGAATGTTCATTGTGCATGCTGTGTTGCCTACAAACTGAGGAATCATTTTCACATGTAGTAAACTGCACTTTAGAGAGAACTTCTGTGAAAATAAGGTCTCACGGTTTGAACTGGTCCTCGAGTTGGACCAGGTTTCTGACGTGCTGCTGATGGACGACTCCTGGCCGGTGTCTGACCCGCTGTAGTTTGTCCACACAGGGCGCTGATTCAGCTTGTTGGTCTTCCTGTTGTGACGCTCCTCCGAGCTCACTGGTGTGCTGGCCCTCACTGGTCCACCCAGGTCAAGCTCATACCCGGACTTGACCTCTGACTCCTCGTCTTTCACAGCCGGGGCGAGTGAGGTGTGAACGCTGGTGTTGTCCGTCATCCCCAGGTAATGGCGGTAGTCTGTGGGAACAAACGCCCGCGCACGTGGAGCCACTGTCTCGTGGTCCTCTGACGATCTCCTGGACAAATTGGCTTTATCTGTGTTCTGCCTGTGTTTTCTGCTCTGGGAGTGGACCGGGTTTCCATCCAGTCTGAGCTGGCCTGAATCTTTTTCATCAGGAACACTCAGAGCGAACATGCTCGTGGCTCGGCGCAAAGAATTTCCCCGACTGCTGGAAATGCTAAAGCTGTCCTTTCTGCTCTTAGGAGGTCGCGTCTCTTTGGATAAATTGCCTTGTGGTTTAGTGGGCTTGTCTTCTCGAGTGGAGTCTTTTGAGCTTCGCCTGGTTTGCCTCTGCGGCCCTGACTCAACTGGGACATGATTGTCGGTGAGTGCTCTTGACCCAGACCCCGTCTGTCTATCATGTGGTGACTTTGATCGATTCTGAGGAGACGGCGACTTTATAAtagctgcttttgttttctcgACAGCAGGATTCAAGCGATAAATCTCTGGGTCACCACTCTTTAACTCCTGAGATGAGAGCTGGGCACTTTGTGGCTCTTTTCTTTTAGGGCTTTTGGGTTTGTCAAAAATTAAGGATACCCTGGAGTCGGAAGTGGCGTCATCCCAGAACTCCCTCAGAGTGTTAAATTGTAAGCGACTTGTGCCGAGACTCTGAGACACCTTCTCTAGTCTCTGATTTTTGTTATCATCTTCCTCATCGCTGCCTGATTCATTTCCAACTGACCTCAGGTCAAACTCAGATTTTGTAAATCTTTTATTCAGTTTGGCCTGAATACCTCCACGAGCAACTTTACCTTCTCCGAGAGCTTTAGGCTTGCCGGTATAAAACACGGGCTTGTTGCGCTCCTGCTCCCAGAAGGATTTGAGCTGCTTtatcctctctgctgtgctctcTTGATGTGGTAATGCCTGCCTGTTTAAGTGTGGACTATTAGTCCGGTCTTTATTGGCTGCATCCTCTTTTCTTTTAGGAGACATGCTTAAATGCACGCTTTTATCCTCACTGTCCCTCCTCTTTGTGTCCTCGCTTGAACCTCTGGCAGTTTGCCCTTTGCAGGTGATTTGCACATCATTCCCACTTTGCTTTAAGTCCATATATGGGTTGTTTCTGGACAAAGTGAGCTTCTCAGAGTCTTGACTGACCCATGTTTGGAGATCTGTATCCAGCTGAGGCACAGTAATAGTCTTTAACAGCAGTTCTTGCAGTACTGTTTCTCTGGAATTTGAAATACTGTCTGGTTGTAACTTTGGTTTGACTGCAGAGATGCTCTCAGACTCTGGATCTATGGTTCTTTCCGATGAGCTCAGTCTGGTTACACACAGAGTCTCAACGTCTGAAGCTCCTCTGTCGGCTTTTTGGGGTCTGGATATCAACGTTGAATCCGCTGAGTCTTTATTGTTCCTTTGGGTTGAATTAATCATCAGATTTTCTACTTGCTGGTGATTATTTAAGTGAACGGTGTCTCCTATATTTGTCTGTGAATAGGTCACCATCTGCAGATCTCTTTCATCACTGGGATTTGAGGGCACTGGGATTTGAACAGAGGGCATATCAGATTCTTTTTCTACAGAGAAGTGAGCAGGGTCCGGTCCTTTGTCACTGGGCGTCACTGATTTACCGATAATTATCTTAGGGCCTGTGTTGCTTTTCTCCCAGAACGACTTCAGATGAGAGATTTTCAGTGGTTGGTTTTCATCAGCATTATCTTTCACCTCTTGAGAGGGAATTCTCTCTCTGGTGTCTGTCCTCGCCTCCTCATGTGTTTCTTTCACTTCCTTGTTGCCTTTTCTGTGAGTCACTCTTAACTCTTTATCCCAACTGATCGGTCTTTGTAAGTGACTCCTCTTCGTTTCAAGTGTTTCCTTCTCTCTGTCACTTGTAGGTCTATCATCAGCAGTATTTCCTGCAAACGAATCTTTATCTCTCAATTTGCAAATAGCTGCTTGTCTTTCAGAGCTCTTTGTGGCCTTTGGACCATCTTCTGGATTCAGCCGATCACTGCTGTCTGTGCTGCGGTTGAACCAGTCCAGCACTTTTGCAATAGACTCCTCTTCTTCACCAATGGGGCTGGTGGTCTGAGTGGTCAATTTAAACACATGCTTCTGATTTGACTGCTGGGTATGTGGATCAGACTTGTCATTAAATTTGAGATTGTATGATAAAGGAGGATCAGAATCTGAAAAACAAGATGTGAAAACAGAAGAGTTGGTTTGCATTATCTGCCACTGACCTCTTTTTTTCCTAATTAAAATAACACGGCTCACAGACTCCTACACTAATTCAATATACCGCATCATAAAACAGCATCTGTGTAGTTTCCCTCTCTGaaaccagcgttggagagggaTCGTATTGTCTGTCTGTGGGTTTTTTAGCTTACTACTTTAGTCCAAACATCTAATGCAAAAAATTAAATTGTGTTGTCATTCATGATCTACAGAGGATGAACCTTGTGACTTCAAATTTAACATCATCTGGTCACATTTCTGGGGGtttctttaggttttttttGGACACTAATCTTCACTCGTGCATGAAATAATGAAATCATTGCTGTTGTTAACACGCTAGCATGCTACAGAACATAGTTAAAGTAGAGATAGTAGCACATCTGAAGTGTTTTTCTCTGAAAATCTGTCAGAATACTCGCAATGTCCCTCTCACGTTCAGTTCTGGATCTTCTTTCAAATTAAACATTTCATTATAACATCTTTTAAACTCAATTTACTCAAAGCTAAAGAAACAGTCTCAAAgatttttttctgaataaaCTATATTGCAGAAAGAAGAGACAACAGGGATTACAGTATCATATatttgcagtatttagtatAAGCTGGATATTCGTGGTTATTTTCTTGGAATAAAAGTTCCATTACGTTACATCTGATACAAACCATACCGATACCATAGTAACAGGAAAGACAGTGACTGACTGTCAATGAAAGCTGAGTGTGTCTAAAAAACAGTCACACTGGATATTGTTTGACAACAGATAAGTTTGAAGTTTTGCAGGGAGCTTAGTGAACCGTTGGATGAAGAGCTGCAAGAGACTTAAAGTTGAACTGCCAAATGAGATCAGCGACATGTGCAACATCAAATCTGATTTGGAAAAAGGCCAATTATTGGCTGACATCTTAATTCAATGACAGCAATCAGGATAAGTGTCAAACTTGTTAGATAGTTTACTGCTGGGCATTACTGTTGCAAAGATTTCAAAGATGTTAACTGTTTGTGGTTTTCCAGGCTCTTCACTAATTTTCACTGTCTCGGGATTAGGCCGGCAGAATTTTGAGCTTCCTTGCATGCAATGAGATGGAGCAACATTGATGTTCTTTGGTTCAAAACATAGTGAGAAAGCAAACAACTGTGTCATGTTAAAGTGACACGGTGCAAATTTCAGGATGTACGGCATTCTGTCGAACCACTATGAAGTTCTTTTGTTTTATACTACAGAGGTTTGCTCGTCTGTGACTCCATTCTCAGTAACTTTTAGCTCCTCTGACAAACCCTGATTCTCTAAAATGCAGCCCCATAAACTGGGTCTGGATTTCCAAAAATGGCACATTCATACAGCTGGGGCTGTCTAATTCTACTATGATTATGATGGCTGTAACGTTTGCTGTGCTTTATTTCTGCTTCAACAAATTTGTCAATTACTGAGAATTTTTAAATAAGAGACATTAACAATAGACTCACTTACTCAGTGTTATGAGGCTGTTATTTACTCTCTAATTTTTAtctttaataaaaacaacaatttccATGAAGCATAACCTTGAGAAAATTTCAGAAGctacaagaaaaaaatgcttaaaaaaaaacatttatgtcATGTAAGTGAACCCACCCACAGTGCTTTGGGGCAAACTCAGCTCCTCCAGGCTCACTGCTGGTCCCGCACTCCTGATGATTTCTCTGTCCTGAGTGTTGCTGCTGGCTGAGCTTACTAAGTTGAAAGCTGCACACTCTCTTTTGGTCTGATCATCCTGAgcttcactcttctgtggtgttaCTCTCTCAGCAGAAACATCAGTCCTGGTGTATGTAACTGGTCTGAAATTCAACAGAATTTGAGTTTCTTTGGAAGGATGAAAGGATTTAAATCTATAGACCTGGGGTAAAAGTTGTCTACTGACCTGTCTCTTGTTATAGAGGGCaggtttctttctctttccagACTTGAATTAGAGGGATCTTGAGATGCATTACACAGTGGCTGGAGAGAATGTTCATCCGTAGGTCTTGATGGATGAGCGAACTGAGCCATCAGATTCGAGGCACATTTCTGAGGTGTTTCATCTTTGCTCTTCAGGCAAGACTCATCTGAACTCCTACTGGGTTCATGCTGGAGGCTCCGTCTTGGGGCAGGAATAATAACTGCAGGTCTTACCTGAGTGTCTAACTCCGGCTGTCCATTGCTCTCTGACTGACTGATGTTGCGTCTTGAGAGGAACGTCCTCTTCTTTGGCACCGGCCTGAAACCTACAGAGGAGCTTTCTGATGTGAAGGACCCCCCTGAAGTCTGACTGGACTCACTTGCTGGGGGATACTTCAGTGGCGAGATGGGCTCTGAGAGGAAGGAAAAATGTAAGAAGGTCGCTGTATCACTCCCTTCATCACAACCTTATAAATGTGTCTGGTCCTAATCTCAATTCTAACCTGTCTCCTGTGGCTCCTGGTCCCGACAGGTCAACGAATTGTGACTATTTTCAGGAGGCTCCACAACAATCAGGGAGGCACGGTTGAAAGGGTTGTGCCTCGGCTGgaaggaaaatgaaaaaaacgagGGATTTTTGTTATAATAGCTGCGGTTGGACTACAGGAAACCTAaaccaaagaaagaaaaaagtaccAAAGAAAGCTGTTGAACAACACAAATGATTACCATTTTCGGGGAGCAAACTGTTGAATATCGATTctctttttctgcatcactgcgAGAGAAGAAAAGGAATTGAAATGGAacaaatgatttaaaataaacacaagaagCATAAAGTATCAGACAAGGCAAAGTCCTGATCAGAATGGGTACTGAATTTAGAATAGTATAAGTAGTTAATTTATACAAACTAATTTTACATGATCTCAATATTTTATGAAAATGCCCACAGATTTTTCAAAAGGTTTTCATTTCGTAAATGATAATGAACCCAATTATTATAATCCTTTTGATTAATTTAATACATCTCTCAAACTAAATTCCCCACAATGTTGAAGATAGGAGATCAGACTGAGAGCATTGTGTCATCATAAAACGTAACAATTGCAAAGGATAAAAGACAATCGCCCGAGATCCTGAAACACCTGTTTAAACGGATAAAACTGTGAAAACACTTAACACAAAATTAATTACAGAGGGTATCTGGGTTGGTGTGTATAAGGGAAAAATGCAACAAACAACAGCCAAAGAGCTCCAGGCTGACCCAGAGCCATCTGGAGCAGTAATTTCAGCCCACATCGTAGCCTGCAGGCTGAACCAAGTAGGGGGTGTCCTCTTTGGCCTGGAGGACACCCCCTCCTTGGTTCAGCCACCCTAACTGAAAGACAGGCACAAAATATTTCACAGATAGTCTTTGTTAGGTTGCGTTCTATGGTGAAAATGTATTGGGGAAAAAAGGGCAAACATCAGTTTGTTTAAAGACAGGAAAAGTCATTGCTGTGGAGCCCCTTTGCTGCCTCTGGTTGGCTGTGGTTTTAGAAGCAATGGATGTATCAAAACAGTGACAATATCAGAAGATATCCAAGGTAttttagagtcaaatgtgaaaCCATGTGTGGTTGATGGTGAAGGTATAGAGTTTGGATAGGAAAGATTGATTGTTTTTGCCTGGACAGAAGTGAGCCTGCTATTGTTGCCAAATGTTCTGCAACCGAATGTCGATGAAGGGTAATTGTGtctgttttcattatttcaccTCTATGGAAgctattttcctttttcaacatTTATTTCCAAAGATTTTCTAAATTCTGTGCTTTAAATCCATTAATTCTGACTGTACATTTAAACATGCCGCATCTGTTGCAAAACATCTCAGcagcaaaatgtgttttttttcaaagtatAGTGTACGTGACTGAGGCTTTCTGGCTTATAAGaaacagcataaaaaaaaaaagatgcccaTGCAACCAAATCAACCAAATCATCAAACAAACTCCAAATCTTTGAGAGAACAAAATATCTTGTATGTTGCGGGcgaagaaaatgaataaaatctaATCTATCTGACTGCATTTAAAGCCCATGTGATGCAgtaattaacttaaaaactgCACCgcctctgcagtcctgactgaGCAAATACCTGAGAAGGGTTCCGTTTCTTACAGGCTTGGCCAAGTCAAATATTGACTCTGCTGTAACAGACACTTTCTGAATGAGTCTGAGCTGTGTCACAAAGGCAGTGAACTATACATTCTGTTCTATTCAAGCGACCCTTGGCGGGGTCACTTGCCCACTGGAAGTAATTCCAGTAAAATAGAGTTAAACAATTTACTGAACTGTTTATCTGTTCTCCCTGCAGTATGCTGTGAGTGATACAGAAGCAGCTGGATTATAAAACGGTGTATGTTCAGTCAGCACCACCTATGTTTACACACACTGAGTCACAAGACACCACGCACACTGAACAAACACAAATTCATCTGGTCAGGGACACAGAATGCCTTTGCAATGACAAGTAAGTGTGTCTGATTCTCATAGCATTAcacaaattagaaaaaaatagcTAAACATACTGACTCAAACGGTGAAAGTCAGACATTTTGCTAATTAATCTAAAGTaagagctcatcttgaattcgACGGCCGCAGcacgtaaaaaaacaaaaaagacccAGCACTGTTGTGCAGCTAGAATCatatatcagacaagaatgaaACAACATTCCTCCAACAAAGGTTAAcaaactggtctcctcagttcccagacatTTGCAGACTGTTCAAAGAACAGAGGATGCTACAGAGGGAAATATGACCCTGcaccaacttttttgagatatATTCCTGCCATCAAGTTCAGGGTGATGTAATGTCTTTcatgaaacagtaaaatgtctcactttcaacagttAATGTTTTCTATATCCTTCATCCTGTTTTTTTAGATTTTACACAGCATGCCAACCTTTTTGGTTCAGGGTTGTACATACACGTACGCTGCTTTGTCTCAGTGTTGACTGACTTTAAGCTAATGAGTGACTTGAAAGTAAAAGAAATCAATAGGTCATAGATAGACAAGTTAAATTAACATTGTACTTTATCTCTTGTGGCAGCTGTGCCTCCAAACATCTGGCAGGTTTCGGGGGAGCTACGATGTCTGAACCTCGACTACTGGGTGACTTGGATCGGTCAAGTCTAAGAGACCCGTCTGCAAGAGAAAGGAGTGTGCTTAAGTTTGAGAATAACAGCAATGCAGTTTACATATACATGTTGATAAAACAGAATTGATGGAAATGTGTCTTTGCCTTATTGTGCTATTAAGGCCATAAAAGAATATACATTTAATCCAGTTTAAATCTATAATTTTCTATAATAGGTATAACATTCTAGCTGCAAGTAATGGAGTTAGACTATTTcctaaattgaaaaaaaaggggggcatTAAAAACAACCCCTTTATCGGTAGCAGAGAGCGAACACACCTAAACCCGGCGCTTTCCCCTGCTTCATGGACGCCAGGATGATCTCAGAGCCGTGGATCTTGTCATTGTGTCTGAGGGACTTGGCTTCGTAAAACCACTCTCCTGTTAGGTACTTCAGCTTGACGTCTGACGGCGAGCAGTCGTTCAGCACCGTCTCCAGTTTCCTGTCAGGAAAACACAAAAGAGACACGTGCAAGTGCTGAAGTCAAGGACTTTTTCTGGATCATTTTTAGATCTTTTATGCACTGCTGGCTGGCTCATGATGAATGAggcataaaaacaacaataacaacatgaTGCCCTCTTTATGATGGAGAATCTGACACCATTTTAATTCAGTTTGAATCTCCAAATATGAGGCTAAATATAGAGCCAAAGGGAAGACAAACCAAGTCCTTCAAGCAGCTACTCAACAGGTCGGGGTCTACTTTGTCATGTTTTACTTCATAGtgctccaaatgttttcagtggctGACAGATGTGAACAGCAGGCAGGTCAGTTCAGCTCCTGGACTCCTTAATCACAGAGCTACTCTGCTGTAATGTATGCAGAGTTTGGTTTGGCATCATTCTGCAGAAATAAGCAAGACCTTCCCTGAGAAAGACATCTAGATGACAGCATGTATTGCCTTGAAACGTACTTTTATTGTTCAACATTAATGTGACCTTCACAGGGGTTCGAGCTATGGTGCAAACTGTGGCCCTACATACAGATTTTAATGATAAGACTGCAATGATAAAATCCCCAAATTATTTACAAGTTGACAGTACCGTGCAATAGTTTTGAGCTACCCAACATTTAGATTTCATTTTGCTTTCAagaagccagactttcttgtaatctctGAGCAATAGTTCCCCAGACTTTCCAAAGGCTTATTCACAACTCAGTCCAGTCCTTATACCTGATTGTTTCCAgagaaatgtgttttgtttttaacacaaacctatgaatcattcaatgATCTACAcaaaacagacaacttagctAAGAACCAATTTCAAATGGTGTCTTTAGGTACTTTCTTACTAGCAGCCTGTCGCAGAGACACATAATTTGTCTCTTTTAATCTGCAACTCCAAAGATGTCAGAGATAACACTGACTGAAAGCATTTTTGCTCCAACAAACTGAGTCCCAATGacctattagctgaaaacttggcatatcttgGCATTGTGTgcagtgcagtgtgtccttgaagatttttaaaaagctggacaaatggaggacaaaaaaagtcctaaaaatatatatctacagcagatgaacagcatCTGAAAGATGATGTTTTCACTTTCCTCCATGCAGGCTTCAGAAGGAGCGGTGAACTCCTCGACATCTTTACCTTTAAAGAGCTCCAGTTtctcctccatgcttgttcctGAGTTGCTGCTAATTTACCTGATTAGTTGAAAAGAGTTTGACCTGGTATGTTTCTAAGTGTTATTTCCAGTCTTTTGTTACCCATGTTCCAACTTTTCCGAAGGTCTTGTTTAACAAGATTTACATTTGTCATTCCcccaacattttgagaactAATTTTTTTGGTCCACATTTTTATGCGTATCACTATTTGGACCTCAGtttaacagaataaaacattcaGTTTTGATCTTAATGGCATCCGTGTGTCTCTTCCTTCCACTTCATACTGCAGTGTGAGCATTACATAACCGCCACACATGATCAATCTTAGGGGTGGAATTCGGAAAACATCTCTATCAAGTACAAATTGAATCAAAGAGGGATCAAAACAAATTCCTGTGTTTTAAAATCACCATTCCAACTCATCTTTCCACTTGTAGGGGAATCACAGCTGTCATGTGAAAAAGGGGTAGCACATTATTACGGGCTGTCGGCTTAATCCTTTTACACTAGACTGGGCAAGACACAGCGAGCATTCAGCCTCCCACTGGCAACAAGGTCGGCCAACCAATTCCATTAAACTCACCATGAAAAGCTCTTTGTTTCGTGGCAAACCTGACtttaaaactaaattaaatacATGTTCAAATGTTGTATTTTGGTTGAATTGTGACCGGTAATGAAGACGTTTCTCCTTTTGTTTCAGGACACGGGAAACAAGGACTAGGTTTTGAATTCAAGCTGCAATACTAAGCTGAAAGGATTTGCTGAATGAATCTATGGTCGTCTCATCAGTGAGGGTTTCTATTCTCGTCCGCCAGACCAGCATGATCCTGCTGATTCTTGTGTGCATTTCAACTTATCTGTAATCTAATTGCTCACCTCGCATTGAGGTTTCTCCGCACTGGAAGCAGTGCCTGTGTCCGGAAAAGCTCTTATTGTGTTATTCTATTAAGCAAAGACTGTCACACAAATACCTCTTCTCACAGAGTGGGACTAGATTTTTACTTATAAAATGACATTAGCTCAACAtcatgaataaagtatttttctattctcttCTATTCTTCTACCATGACAATAACTTAAATGTAGGCCCAAAATGTTTCAGCTCACATAAAATAATTTGAGTAAAAAAGATGcctgaatttttttaaacataatatTATCAGATGTGATTGAGATTGAGTAATTTCTACCTGactct encodes:
- the sytl2b gene encoding uncharacterized protein sytl2b isoform X1 — translated: MIDLSHLTEEEQEVILTVLRRDADLKKAEEERVRKLETVLNDCSPSDVKLKYLTGEWFYEAKSLRHNDKIHGSEIILASMKQGKAPGLDGSLRLDRSKSPSSRGSDIVAPPKPARCLEAQLPQEINDAEKENRYSTVCSPKMPRHNPFNRASLIVVEPPENSHNSLTCRDQEPQETEPISPLKYPPASESSQTSGGSFTSESSSVGFRPVPKKRTFLSRRNISQSESNGQPELDTQVRPAVIIPAPRRSLQHEPSRSSDESCLKSKDETPQKCASNLMAQFAHPSRPTDEHSLQPLCNASQDPSNSSLERERNLPSITRDRPVTYTRTDVSAERVTPQKSEAQDDQTKRECAAFNLVSSASSNTQDREIIRSAGPAVSLEELSLPQSTVDSDPPLSYNLKFNDKSDPHTQQSNQKHVFKLTTQTTSPIGEEEESIAKVLDWFNRSTDSSDRLNPEDGPKATKSSERQAAICKLRDKDSFAGNTADDRPTSDREKETLETKRSHLQRPISWDKELRVTHRKGNKEVKETHEEARTDTRERIPSQEVKDNADENQPLKISHLKSFWEKSNTGPKIIIGKSVTPSDKGPDPAHFSVEKESDMPSVQIPVPSNPSDERDLQMVTYSQTNIGDTVHLNNHQQVENLMINSTQRNNKDSADSTLISRPQKADRGASDVETLCVTRLSSSERTIDPESESISAVKPKLQPDSISNSRETVLQELLLKTITVPQLDTDLQTWVSQDSEKLTLSRNNPYMDLKQSGNDVQITCKGQTARGSSEDTKRRDSEDKSVHLSMSPKRKEDAANKDRTNSPHLNRQALPHQESTAERIKQLKSFWEQERNKPVFYTGKPKALGEGKVARGGIQAKLNKRFTKSEFDLRSVGNESGSDEEDDNKNQRLEKVSQSLGTSRLQFNTLREFWDDATSDSRVSLIFDKPKSPKRKEPQSAQLSSQELKSGDPEIYRLNPAVEKTKAAIIKSPSPQNRSKSPHDRQTGSGSRALTDNHVPVESGPQRQTRRSSKDSTREDKPTKPQGNLSKETRPPKSRKDSFSISSSRGNSLRRATSMFALSVPDEKDSGQLRLDGNPVHSQSRKHRQNTDKANLSRRSSEDHETVAPRARAFVPTDYRHYLGMTDNTSVHTSLAPAVKDEESEVKSGYELDLGGPVRASTPVSSEERHNRKTNKLNQRPVWTNYSGSDTGQESSISSTSETWSNSRTSSNRENDDDDQNPVRKALRRAETRPKNLAKSMEDITASISPRQERRPDPTTDLRRGSDVSAITSPSSSLFSDPDHLKKMSKSVPSFLQKELSGSVMTMYSGDIVEVQGSIQFSINYVQRLREFHIFVAECRDLAAVDPKRGRSDPYVKSYLVPDKANLGKRKTSVKKKTLNPTFNEILRYRVRMEYLRTQTLILSVWHHDTFGRNSFLGEVDVDLSKWDFDHTQMNYLALKARTMPLIGAPSNGRGEMRLAIRFLPQITHSEGVAKDASNTGEIHIWVKECKNLPLVRATIDPYVKCFVLPDTSRKSRQKTRVLRRTVDPVFNHTMVYDGISEADLTEACLELTVWDRDRLASNLLGGLRLGAGTGRSYEALVDWMDSGPYEVALWERMIASQNEWVEDVLPLRMLNSAK